In Passer domesticus isolate bPasDom1 chromosome 1, bPasDom1.hap1, whole genome shotgun sequence, one DNA window encodes the following:
- the CIDEA gene encoding lipid transferase CIDEA, with the protein MEVARDCVGSLLRSFISMGASVGAVTKQTLFPPLMPAGRPFRVSNASRSSRKGIVASSLQELLSKTLDAFVITAGIVTLVLEEDGTVVDTEEFFKSLDDNTHFMVLENGQKWTPTKNGVVAVRKKKKMGVANITFDLYKLNPKDFIGCLNIKATFYEIYSISYDIKCMGAKSVLRKVLQLISHAAQITGQFLLYTGTYMLQVMGEYDEEDMCTRSRRE; encoded by the exons GTCTTTCATATCCATGGGAGCATCTGTAGGAGCAGTAACAAAACAGACCCTGTTCCCTCCTCTCATGCCTGCAGGGCGCCCTTTCCGTGTGTCCAATGCCTCCCGAAGCAGCCGCAAGGGAATTGTTGCAAGCAGCCTGCAAGAGCTCCTCAGCAAG actttgGATGCCTTTGTTATAACTGCTGGAATAGTTACTCTGGTTTTGGAGGAAGATGGCACAGTTGTGGACACAGAAGAGTTCTTCAAGTCCCTGGATGATAATACACACTTCATGGTTCTAGAAAATGGACAGAAATGGACACCA ACAAAAAATGGAGTTGTTGCTgtgagaaaaaagaagaaaatgggaGTCGCTAACATCACATTTGATCTGTACAAACTGAACCCTAAGGATTTTATTGGCTGCTTAAACATCAAGGCAACCTTCTATGAGATCTACTCTATCTCATATGACATCAAATGCATGGGAGCAAAAAGTGTATTGCG GAAAGTGCTTCAGCTAATATCCCATGCAGCACAAATAACTGGACAGTTTCTGCTCTATACTGGAACGTACATGTTGCAGGTGATGGGTGAATATGATGAGGAAGACATGTGCACGAGGTCCAGGCGGGAGTAG